The DNA sequence CCTGGGGAGAGTCGGTATTGAGTGAATGTGAACTTGAACTGATTCGCATGGCGCAGGGAAGACATCAAAAAATTTACCCCTGCAGCGACAAAAAAGATCTCAATGAGTGCTTTACAAGGCATGGTAACACCATACTTCTTTGGTATAACACAGAGGATATGAGCACCCATGTTATCCGTAAAAAATTAGGTGAAGTTGCAGAGAGCTGAAATTATCCGGGAGGCCACTCCATTTTTCTTCCGCTGAGGATATGAAAATGGATATGAAAGACGCTCTGGCCCGAATTCTCGCCGCAATTAAGAACTATTCTGTAGCCTTTTACCTCCAGCTCATGGGCGGTGATGAACTCAGATATCGAAACCATCATCCCTTTAAGCAGATCATGATCTTCTGCTGGAATGTCCTGGATTGCGGCGTAATGTTTTTTGGGAATAGCGAGATAGTGCTCCGGAGCCTGCGGATCGATATCCTTGATAAACACAGCATGTTCGTTTTCATGAATTATACTTGTCGGGATCTCCTTATTGATAATTCTGCAAAACAGGCATGAACTCATCTGTGACCTCCTTTGTTGTTGATAACACTTCTGAAACTCAAATTAATTCATTGGAGGTGCCAATGTCGATAACCATAAAAATTGGATTGAACAGCTTGATGCCACTCCACAGAGCGGCCATGTATAAGGTGGACAGGGTAGGTTGTTTGCCATATACATCAATCAAAGGGAAAGTGCAAAACTGGAAAATCCAGAATCATACAATATAGTTAAACTGTATTACAAATTGCCTTTTATGTCATTCGGGAACTATTTTCAAAAACAATGAAAACGATCGCAAGAAACAAAAAAGCGTTCCACGATTACGATATACTGGAGAAGGTTGAAGCTGGTATCGTTCTGAGTGGATCTGAGGTTAAATCTATTCGTCAGGGTAAAATTAACCTGTTGGACAGCTATGCCCAGTGCTCCCGTGGAGAGCTGTATATAATCCATTTGCATATAAGCCCCTATGGTCAGAGCGGCATGTACACACCTGACCCATACAGAAGGCGTAAACTGCTGTTGCATAAAAAGCAGATTGAACATCTATGCAGTGAGGTTGAACGAAAACAGCTTACATTGATTCCTTTGTCTGTGTATTTCAAGGACCAGTATGTTAAGTTGCAGCTGGGGCTGTGCAGAGGTCGTAAAAAATATGATAAACGGCAGAAGATTGCAGAGCAGGAGTCAAAGAGAAGAATTTCACAACTGGTAAAGCGCAGTCGTACATGAACACTACATATCTGTTGAAATTTATTATGCTTTTGCATATGGTCTTTGCTTTGGGCCTGTTTGCAGGTGTTACTATAAAGCACATGCCGCATGATTCAAGCCTAACCATTCCTTCTATCGACAGATCTGAAACAAAATGGGTTTCTATCCCTGATTTCGCCTCTCAGTTAGGATATAGCTGGAGGTGGAATTTTTTTACCCAGAACCTCACACTAAACAATAACAGCCAAAGAGTTGTATTCTCTCAAAATACAAAATTCTACAGAGTCGGTTCAGAACTGCTTCAGATACCTGTTGCACCCATACGCAAGGGGGGGACAGTTTATCTGCCCCTGAATCTTCTAGTCGACATATTTCAGAATGATTTGTTTATCGGAACAATCTCCTGGCAGGAGGGGGGTAGTGAACTGATTATCAGACACGATGTAAAAAGTGTTAAATCAATAATCAGTGAGGACAGGGAAAGTGAAACACTTGTTACCATTTCTCTCTCTGACTCCTCAGAATATGCATTTTCCTATGTCTATCCAAGGCTTGTAGTAACACTGCAGGGGGTGAGGGCTGATGCTGGAGAGCTTCAGGGAGAAGGACAGGGTGCTGTAGATTCTATTCTTGTACAGCAGCATGAACACTACGCAGAAATTGCATTTATATTAAATAAACGAGTAAAGAAGCCGCAATTTCAGTATAAAAGTGGCCCTGGATCACTGCAGTTTTCACTAATTCCTGTATCTGATCTTCCTCCGACAATTACAGAGGTGGAGATTCAGGAACTCAGGAGAATCGTGATCGATCCCGGTCATGGAGGAAGGGATCCGGGGGCAATCGGTCCCACTGGAGTGATGGAGAAAGATGTAGCACTGGGGTTGTCTCTGGCACTGAGGGACAAGCTTCAAAGCGAAGGTTTTGAGGTATTTATGACCAGGGATACTGATGTTTTTATTCCTTTGCGGGACCGCACTCAGTTTGCTAACGATAAAAGGGCAGATCTTTTTATCAGCATCCACGCCAATTCTATTGGTGGATCTCAGGCCCGCAGAGACAATATCAGAGGTTATAAGACATATTTTCTTTCTCAGGCCAGAAATGAGCATGAGCGACTTGCTGCCATGAGGGAAAATGCGGTAATAGAGTTGGAGGATAAACCCCAGGGGTATGATTTTCTTCAGAGTGTACTGATTGATCTGGCGGGCAACGAATATCTCAGGCAAAGTCAGGAGTTCTGCATTATTATAGATCAGGTGATGTCAAATGGTCCCATAAGCAACCGGATATCTAAACTCCATCTTGGGGTAGGGCAGGCGAATTTCTGGGTGCTTAACGGAGCATATATGCCTTCAGTTCTGTTTGAAGCGGGATTTATTTCAAATCCCCGCGAGGAGCAATTACTGAAGTGCAGTGAATTCCAAAAAGAGATGGCTTCAGCATTAACCCAGGCCGTCTTACAATTTAAACATCAGCTAGAGACCGGATTATGAGTGATACAAGGCCGATCGGAATCTTTGATTCCGGTTTGGGTGGACTTACTGTCGTAAAAGAGATTAACCGGCTTATGCCCGGTGAGAGGGTCGTTTATCTGGGTGATACTGCAAGGTGTCCCTATGGTGGGAGATCAGATGAAGCGATTATGCAATTTGGTCTTCAGGATGCAAAATTCCTACTTAAACAGGATATTAAACTACTTGTTGTTGCCTGCAACACAGTCTCTTCTGTTGCACTTGAGTATCTTGAGCAGCAGATAAAGGAGATACCGGTGATCGGGGTGGTTTTGCCCGGTGCAAGAGCTGCTGTTTTGAGGACCGCCGACAGAAAAATCGGAGTAATTGGAACCACTGCTACCATACGCACCAACTCCTATACCAATGCAATTCATTGCGTTGATCGGGGAGTAAAAGTGTATGGTAAATCCTGCCCGCTTTTCGTTCCACTTGTAGAGGAGGGACTTTTTGACAGTGATATCTCCCGGCTTGTGGCTCAGCACTATCTTTACGATATGATTGATCTTGGTGTGGATTGTCTTATTCTTGGCTGCACACATTATCCGCTTCTCATGGAGGTGATTCAGGGGACTGTCGGAACAAGAATGCAGCTTCTTGACAGTGCATTATGGACTGCAAAGGAAGCACAGGATATCCTCACCGCCCTGAACGCTCTTGCACCAAATGATAACAGCGGGCTCCAAAACAGCCGCTTTATGGTTTCTGATCTGACCTCTAATTTCGAGATTCTTGCAGAGTCCTTTCTGGGTCAGGCACTCCCAGGCCTTGAAAGAATCACCTTGGAGGAACTTACACAATGATAAAGCAGAATTGCTTGTCACATATATTTGTCACAGACATAGAGATTATGCGACCACCATTAAGATGGGAGCAGGTCCGCCCTCCTGACCCCTTAGCCCTTCGCAAATCATAAAAACAGACTAAACTTAAAAAACAGACTAATTAGAAAAGGGGTATAGAATGTCAGGACATTCCAAATGGGCTACAATAAAAAGAGCTAAAGGTAAAGCTGATGCGGCAAAAGGAAAGCTTTTCAACAGACTTATAAGGGAAATTACTATCGCAGCAAGAATGGGTGGAGGGGATCCGGAATCAAATCCGCGCCTGAGATCTGCAATAAGCAGTGCCAGAGCTGCAAATATGCCCAACAAAAATGTTGAAACTGCGGTTCAGAAGGGAACCGGGCAGCTTGAAGGTGTCTCATATGAGGAGATAACATTTGAAGGATATGGACCAGGTGGGGTTGCAGTAATGGTAGAGTCGATGACTGACAATCGTAACCGCACTGTGGCTGAGGTCAGGCATGCACTCTCAAAGAGCGGAGGAAATCTGGGGCAGTCAAATTCTGTAGCCTGGATGTTCAAAGCCAAAGGGATAATCAGAGTGAGCAAGGATGCAATGGATGAAGATGCACTGATGGAGCTTGTTCTTGAAGCTGGTGCGGAGGATATGAGTCTTGATGGGGATGAATATGAGATCAGTACCACTTCAGAGGCTTTTGATGATGTTAGAGATGCTCTTCTCAATGCAAACATAGAACCCGTATCCGCCGAAAGAACAAAGGTCGCGGAAAATCCGGTGAAAGTGGAAGGTGATACAGCTGCAAAGGTTTTAAGGCTGATTGAGATGCTTGATGAGCTCGATGATACTCAGAATGTGTATGCTGCCTTTGAGATCAGTGATGATGAGCTGGAGAAGCTGAGTGGCTGAGAATTGCTCTGATTGGTAGCCACATTCTCTCTTTTAGCGAAAAAATGTACCTAAACTCTCTGACTCTAAGGTAATCTGATTGTGATTATTTTCGGTATAGATCCCGGTACTGCTTGTACCGGTTACGGGGTTATCAAAGTGGTGAATAATTCTATCTCATGGGTTGACTCCGGAGTGGTTATGCCTGGAAGAACTGGTTTGGAGCTCTCGGAGCGTCTTGAGATCATTTATGACGGACTCCGGGAGAAGATGCTTGAGCATGAGCCCGACAGGGTCTGTATAGAAGAAGCCTTTTACGCCAAAAACGTTCACACCACACTCATTCTCGGACACGCAAGAGGTGTAGCCATGCTGGCAGCTTCAAAAACAGGGGCAACGGTACATGAATACTCTCCCCGGGAAATAAAAAAGATGGTGACTGGCAGTGGAAATGCCGCCAAGGAGCAGGTTGAGTATATGGTGAAAATGTTGATATCCCCCCCTTGTCTGCATTCAAAAAGTGATGCCTATGATGCACTTGCAATAGCTATTTGTGATTTTCACTGTAACAGACACAATCGTCTGATCGGTAAATTCGCTCACCAAAAAATTAAACGGCATACAACTGTAAGGAAACGGTGCAGATGATTGAGTATATAAAAGGAATACTGGCTGAAAAAGAGATGATGCACGTTGCAGTGGAATGTGCTGGTGTGGGATATTCTATAAACATTCCTATCTCGACATTTGAAAATATCCCTGATCCCGGCATGGGGGTAAAGCTCTTTATCCATTATCATATGCGTGAGGATGCGGTTAAACTGTATGGTTTCTTTACAAAACTGGAAAGGGAAATATTCCGCCATCTCATAGGTATAAGTAAAATCGGGCCCAAGGTAGCCGTTAGTATACTTTCGGGAGTGAGTGTAGAGGATCTTATCACAAGTGTCAACACCGCAGATTCCACCAGACTTGAAAAGGTTCCCGGAGTTGGTGCTAAAACTGCTCAGCGTCTGGTTATGGAGCTGAAAGGAAAACTGGGTGGGGTATCTTCCCTTTCTGCTCCTGCAGCTGCCCTCTCTTCCCCGAAGCATTCAGCCTCCAAATCAGGTAACTTCTCTGCCAGGGAAGAGGCTTTTGCAGCAATGATCTCCCTGGGTTACAATGAAAAACAGGTCGGGCGTGCGTTTAGCAGGGTTGAAGAAGTAATAGAGGGTGATGCCATGGTTGAGGACTGGGTCAGAAAAGCGCTTCAGGTTATATAAAGGGAAAATTTCATGAGTGATGATAATCAGGAAAGATTGATCTCAGGTAAGCATCATGACAATGATGAGGAGCAGTTTGATAATGCTCTGAGACCGGATCGGTTTTCCGACTTTATAGGGCAGGAAGCGATCAAGGAGAATCTTGCAATATTCGTTGAAGCTGCAAGGAGAAGAGGGGAAGCTCTCGACCATGTTCTTTTCTGCGGTCCCCCGGGTTTGGGTAAAACCACACTTTCAAGAATACTGGCTTCTGAGCTAGGGGTTTCTATTCATACCACATCTGGGCCGGTTCTGGAGAAAAAAGGTGATCTTGCAGGAAATCTCACCAATCTGGAGCCCCGTGAGATCCTGTTCATCGATGAAATCCACAGGCTTAACAGGGTAGTGGAAGAGTCGCTTTATCCCGCCATGGAGGATTTCGTTTTTGATATTACAATAGGAGATGGTCCCGCTGCCAGATCAATCAGACTCGATATCAAACCCTTTACACTTGTTGGTGCCACAACCAGGGCCGGGATGCTGACCTCTCCGATGCATGCACGGTTTGGATATGTGTGCCGCTTAAACTACTACACCCATCAGGAACTGCAGAAAGTGATCCTCAGGTCATCGGCCATACTGGGAGTTGAGTGTGACAAAAAGGCGGCTTTGGAATTGGGCAAAAGGGCAAGGGGCACACCGAGGGTTGCAAACAGGCTTCTGAGACGATGCAGGGATGTGGCCGAAGTGAAGGGAAATGGAAAGGTAACTGTTGAAGTGGTGAACAAGACACTAAAGTTACTTGGGATAGATGAGTCGGGACTCGATGAGATGGACAGGAGTATTCTTCTGGGCATAATGGATCACTACGGAGGAGGCCCCGTCGGGCTAAATACTCTCTCTGTGGTTGTGGCTGAAGAGCCCGACACGATAGAGGAGGTATATGAGCCGTTTCTGATCCAGTCAGGGTTTCTTAAAAGAACACCGCGGGGTAGGGAAGTAACGGCAAAATGTTTTCAGTACTTTAACAGGTTGCCTCCTCTCAGAGCTGCTCAACCTGATCTCTTTGATCAAACTAACCTTAGAGGAGAGTAGAGATGAACTGGTTGGAAACCGGACGTTTTCTTGTGTTGGCTGGCACGGTTATTGTAATAATCGGTTTAGTGTTTATGGTGTCAGATAAGTTGCCTCTTGGCAGATTGCCTGGAGATATCCAGTTTGGTAATGGCAGGTTCAGGCTCTATTTACCAATTGCCACTTCTGTTCTTTTAAGTATTGTGTTAACGGTTATTTTGAACTTTTTCTCCCGAAAGTAAACTCAAAGGTAGGTGTCCTGTGAAAAGGTTTCGCATTGCTGTTAAAGGCAGGGTTCAGGGAGTCGGGTATCGCTTTTTTGTCGTTGAGGCAGCTCAAACTCTTGGACTGAGCGGATGGGCTCGCAATCATCATGATGGTTCTGTGAGGCTGGAGGTTCAGGGGGATGAAGCAAAACTGGATAAATTCTGTGAAATGCTTCGTGAAGGGCCACCTCTGGCAAGAGTGACAAATCTGGATATAGAACAAATCACCCCTTCTGAATCACAAACAGATTTCCACATTAAATACTGAAAACACCCGAACCCCCACTGTGCCCTTAACACTCTCCCAAAAAACCTATTTATTCCAAACGTGCTTTATGGTTGCAAATGGGTTGTGAAAAATCATCCGGGGTCCTGAAAACTTCATTACCTTGCGTATGCGCGATCTCATATCTGGTTTGAAACAGTGGATTTTGCAATTTCTGCATGCCGGTTTATTGTCTCCAAATTTGCATGCACTGAGGCGTTGTTTTGAATATTCCAACAGCTCACTGCATTCATCACATAGACTGTTGGCGGAATGGTTGGATTTACAAAAGATTGAGATCATTTGCTCTGCTGTTTTTATCTCATTTACAATTTTCATTTCCTGACAACTCGTTTAGGGTTATAAGGGAATCTTATGAATCAGGACATCCCTGTCATCAAAGGTACAGAACGTTTTGATGCCCTGTTTTGTGAGATATTCAAACATTTCGCTGAACATATAACCAACTGCTTTGGGTTCA is a window from the Chitinispirillum alkaliphilum genome containing:
- a CDS encoding histidine triad (HIT) hydrolase, producing the protein MSSCLFCRIINKEIPTSIIHENEHAVFIKDIDPQAPEHYLAIPKKHYAAIQDIPAEDHDLLKGMMVSISEFITAHELEVKGYRIVLNCGENSGQSVFHIHFHILSGRKMEWPPG
- a CDS encoding single-stranded DNA-binding protein → MKTIARNKKAFHDYDILEKVEAGIVLSGSEVKSIRQGKINLLDSYAQCSRGELYIIHLHISPYGQSGMYTPDPYRRRKLLLHKKQIEHLCSEVERKQLTLIPLSVYFKDQYVKLQLGLCRGRKKYDKRQKIAEQESKRRISQLVKRSRT
- a CDS encoding N-acetylmuramoyl-L-alanine amidase, encoding MNTTYLLKFIMLLHMVFALGLFAGVTIKHMPHDSSLTIPSIDRSETKWVSIPDFASQLGYSWRWNFFTQNLTLNNNSQRVVFSQNTKFYRVGSELLQIPVAPIRKGGTVYLPLNLLVDIFQNDLFIGTISWQEGGSELIIRHDVKSVKSIISEDRESETLVTISLSDSSEYAFSYVYPRLVVTLQGVRADAGELQGEGQGAVDSILVQQHEHYAEIAFILNKRVKKPQFQYKSGPGSLQFSLIPVSDLPPTITEVEIQELRRIVIDPGHGGRDPGAIGPTGVMEKDVALGLSLALRDKLQSEGFEVFMTRDTDVFIPLRDRTQFANDKRADLFISIHANSIGGSQARRDNIRGYKTYFLSQARNEHERLAAMRENAVIELEDKPQGYDFLQSVLIDLAGNEYLRQSQEFCIIIDQVMSNGPISNRISKLHLGVGQANFWVLNGAYMPSVLFEAGFISNPREEQLLKCSEFQKEMASALTQAVLQFKHQLETGL
- a CDS encoding Glutamate racemase — translated: MSDTRPIGIFDSGLGGLTVVKEINRLMPGERVVYLGDTARCPYGGRSDEAIMQFGLQDAKFLLKQDIKLLVVACNTVSSVALEYLEQQIKEIPVIGVVLPGARAAVLRTADRKIGVIGTTATIRTNSYTNAIHCVDRGVKVYGKSCPLFVPLVEEGLFDSDISRLVAQHYLYDMIDLGVDCLILGCTHYPLLMEVIQGTVGTRMQLLDSALWTAKEAQDILTALNALAPNDNSGLQNSRFMVSDLTSNFEILAESFLGQALPGLERITLEELTQ
- a CDS encoding Crossover junction endodeoxyribonuclease RuvC, with product MIIFGIDPGTACTGYGVIKVVNNSISWVDSGVVMPGRTGLELSERLEIIYDGLREKMLEHEPDRVCIEEAFYAKNVHTTLILGHARGVAMLAASKTGATVHEYSPREIKKMVTGSGNAAKEQVEYMVKMLISPPCLHSKSDAYDALAIAICDFHCNRHNRLIGKFAHQKIKRHTTVRKRCR
- a CDS encoding Holliday junction DNA helicase RuvA, with protein sequence MIEYIKGILAEKEMMHVAVECAGVGYSINIPISTFENIPDPGMGVKLFIHYHMREDAVKLYGFFTKLEREIFRHLIGISKIGPKVAVSILSGVSVEDLITSVNTADSTRLEKVPGVGAKTAQRLVMELKGKLGGVSSLSAPAAALSSPKHSASKSGNFSAREEAFAAMISLGYNEKQVGRAFSRVEEVIEGDAMVEDWVRKALQVI
- a CDS encoding Holliday junction DNA helicase RuvB — its product is MSDDNQERLISGKHHDNDEEQFDNALRPDRFSDFIGQEAIKENLAIFVEAARRRGEALDHVLFCGPPGLGKTTLSRILASELGVSIHTTSGPVLEKKGDLAGNLTNLEPREILFIDEIHRLNRVVEESLYPAMEDFVFDITIGDGPAARSIRLDIKPFTLVGATTRAGMLTSPMHARFGYVCRLNYYTHQELQKVILRSSAILGVECDKKAALELGKRARGTPRVANRLLRRCRDVAEVKGNGKVTVEVVNKTLKLLGIDESGLDEMDRSILLGIMDHYGGGPVGLNTLSVVVAEEPDTIEEVYEPFLIQSGFLKRTPRGREVTAKCFQYFNRLPPLRAAQPDLFDQTNLRGE
- a CDS encoding Acylphosphate phosphohydrolase yields the protein MKRFRIAVKGRVQGVGYRFFVVEAAQTLGLSGWARNHHDGSVRLEVQGDEAKLDKFCEMLREGPPLARVTNLDIEQITPSESQTDFHIKY